A single region of the Methanothrix sp. genome encodes:
- a CDS encoding nascent polypeptide-associated complex protein, translating to MFPGLGGRGMSPKKMKGMLKSMGINIDEIEGVEEVVIRTSDREIVIKNASVAVMEAQGNRSYQISGDVTEIPRVSPSDIELVVSQTGASPEEAKAALVECGGDLAEAIIKLGARTS from the coding sequence ATGTTTCCAGGACTTGGCGGACGGGGGATGAGCCCCAAGAAGATGAAGGGCATGCTGAAGAGCATGGGCATAAACATCGACGAGATCGAGGGCGTGGAGGAGGTCGTCATACGAACCTCGGACAGAGAGATAGTGATCAAGAACGCGTCTGTGGCAGTAATGGAGGCGCAGGGCAACAGAAGCTATCAGATATCCGGAGATGTCACAGAGATTCCCAGGGTCTCGCCCTCTGATATCGAGCTGGTTGTATCTCAGACAGGAGCAAGCCCTGAGGAGGCCAAAGCCGCGCTGGTGGAGTGCGGGGGAGACCTCGCTGAGGCGATAATAAAGCTGGGCGCAAGGACATCATGA